A window of Vigna radiata var. radiata cultivar VC1973A unplaced genomic scaffold, Vradiata_ver6 scaffold_187, whole genome shotgun sequence contains these coding sequences:
- the LOC106778795 gene encoding uncharacterized protein At1g04910 isoform X1, producing the protein MQRRKWIPLALLRKLLISAIGCIAFVALFSVRIHIVPSSKDQRFNDKISTAQDLHSWTRELAPPHLSKAPLSTPKLSGTRGYLDYQKLWKPPSNRGFLPCTKPTPKYTTPTESRGYLLVHTNGGLNQMRSGICDMVAVARIINATLVIPELDKRSFWQDTSNFSDVFDEEHFMNSLANDVKIIKKLPNDLVNETKVVKQFISWSGMDYYENEIASLWEEYQVIRASKSDSRLANNNLPPDIQKLRCRACYEALRFSPHIEQLGKLLVERMRSFGPYIALHLRYEKDMLAFSGCTHDLSLVEAEELRMIRENISYWKIKEIDPIEQRSKGLCPLTPKEVGIFLTALGYPSTTPIYIAAGEIYGGESHMAELCSRYPLLMSKEKLASIEELEPFSNHASQMAALDYIVSIESDVFIPSYSGNMAKAVEGHRRFLGRGRTISPDKKALVRLFDKLEQGLMTEGKKLSNRIIDLHRRRLGSPRKRKGPISGTKGMERFRSEETFYANPLPDCLCRTEPPPPPLNTSHIV; encoded by the exons ATGCAGAGGCGCAAGTGGATTCCGTTGGCGCTGCTAAGAAAGTTGCTCATTTCAGCCATAGGCTGCATAGCGTTTGTGGCTCTCTTCTCTGTGCGCATACACATTGTTCCTTCCTCTAAGGATCAAAGGTTCAACGACAAGATCTCCACG GCTCAGGATCTGCACAGCTGGACGCGGGAGCTCGCACCGCCACATTTGTCCAAAGCTCCACTTTCTACTCCCAAG TTGAGTGGTACAAGAGGGTACTTAGATTACCAGAAGTTGTGGAAGCCTCCATCAAATCGTGGGTTTTTGCCCTGTACAAAGCCCACACCTAAATACACTA CTCCTACAGAGTCGCGAGGATATCTTTTAGTACACACAAATGGTGGGCTCAACCAAATGCGTTCTGGG ATATGTGATATGGTAGCTGTGGCTCGTATAATAAATGCCACTCTTGTAATTCCAGAACTTGATAAAAGATCATTTTGGCAAGATACTAG caATTTCTCTGATGTTTTTGATGAAGAGCATTTTATGAATTCTCTAGCTAATGATgtaaaaatcatcaaaaagcTCCCCAACGATCTGGTTAATGAAACCAAAGTGGTCAAACAATTCATAAGCTGGTCTGGCATGGATTACTACGAGAATGAGATTGCTAGCTTGTGGGAAGAATACCAA GTTATTCGAGCTTCCAAATCTGATTCACGATTAGCAAACAACAATCTACCTCCAGACATTCAGAAGCTTCGATGCCGGGCTTGTTATGAAGCACTTCGCTTCTCTCCTCACATTGAACAACTGGGAAAA TTGTTGGTGGAGAGGATGAGGTCATTTGGTCCTTACATTGCGCTGCACCTGCGTTACGAGAAGGATATGCTTGCATTTAGTGGTTGCACCCATGATTTATCTCTTGTTGAAGCTGAAGAGCTACGGATGATCAG GGAGAACATTTCCTATTGGAAAATAAAGGAGATTGATCCAATAGAACAGAGGTCCAAAGGGCTTTGCCCCTTAACTCCAAAGGAAGTTGGGATTTTTCTTACTGCTCTTGGATACCCATCAACAACTCCGATATATATTGCTGCTGGAGAGATATATGGGGGCGAGTCCCACATGGCGGAATTGTGTTCCCGGTATCCATTGTTGATGAGCAAG GAAAAGCTGGCATCTATAGAAGAACTTGAACCTTTTTCCAATCATGCATCCCAAATGGCTGCTCTAGACTATATTGTATCTATTGAAAGTGATGTATTCATACCTTCTTATTCTGGAAACATGGCAAAGGCTGTTGAGGGTCATCGTCGTTTTCTTGGACGTGGAAGAACAATATCTCCAGACAA GAAAGCCCTCGTTCGCCTGTTTGATAAACTGGAGCAGGGACTAATGACGGAGGGGAAGAAACTATCAAATAGGATTATTGATCTCCACAGAAGACG ACTTGGTTCTCCCAGAAAGAGAAAAGGGCCAATTTCTGGGACAAAGGGCATGGAAAGGTTCCGGTCAGAAGAAACCTTTTATGCTAATCCCTTACCTGATTGTTTATGCCGGACagaaccaccaccaccaccactaaaCACCTCTCACATTGTTTGA
- the LOC106778795 gene encoding uncharacterized protein At1g04910 isoform X2, producing MQRRKWIPLALLRKLLISAIGCIAFVALFSVRIHIVPSSKDQRFNDKISTAQDLHSWTRELAPPHLSKAPLSTPKLSGTRGYLDYQKLWKPPSNRGFLPCTKPTPKYTTPTESRGYLLVHTNGGLNQMRSGICDMVAVARIINATLVIPELDKRSFWQDTSNFSDVFDEEHFMNSLANDVKIIKKLPNDLVNETKVVKQFISWSGMDYYENEIASLWEEYQVIRASKSDSRLANNNLPPDIQKLRCRACYEALRFSPHIEQLGKLLVERMRSFGPYIALHLRYEKDMLAFSGCTHDLSLVEAEELRMIRENISYWKIKEIDPIEQRSKGLCPLTPKEVGIFLTALGYPSTTPIYIAAGEIYGGESHMAELCSRYPLLMSKEKLASIEELEPFSNHASQMAALDYIVSIESDVFIPSYSGNMAKAVEGHRRFLGRGRTISPDNCSVCVFSFT from the exons ATGCAGAGGCGCAAGTGGATTCCGTTGGCGCTGCTAAGAAAGTTGCTCATTTCAGCCATAGGCTGCATAGCGTTTGTGGCTCTCTTCTCTGTGCGCATACACATTGTTCCTTCCTCTAAGGATCAAAGGTTCAACGACAAGATCTCCACG GCTCAGGATCTGCACAGCTGGACGCGGGAGCTCGCACCGCCACATTTGTCCAAAGCTCCACTTTCTACTCCCAAG TTGAGTGGTACAAGAGGGTACTTAGATTACCAGAAGTTGTGGAAGCCTCCATCAAATCGTGGGTTTTTGCCCTGTACAAAGCCCACACCTAAATACACTA CTCCTACAGAGTCGCGAGGATATCTTTTAGTACACACAAATGGTGGGCTCAACCAAATGCGTTCTGGG ATATGTGATATGGTAGCTGTGGCTCGTATAATAAATGCCACTCTTGTAATTCCAGAACTTGATAAAAGATCATTTTGGCAAGATACTAG caATTTCTCTGATGTTTTTGATGAAGAGCATTTTATGAATTCTCTAGCTAATGATgtaaaaatcatcaaaaagcTCCCCAACGATCTGGTTAATGAAACCAAAGTGGTCAAACAATTCATAAGCTGGTCTGGCATGGATTACTACGAGAATGAGATTGCTAGCTTGTGGGAAGAATACCAA GTTATTCGAGCTTCCAAATCTGATTCACGATTAGCAAACAACAATCTACCTCCAGACATTCAGAAGCTTCGATGCCGGGCTTGTTATGAAGCACTTCGCTTCTCTCCTCACATTGAACAACTGGGAAAA TTGTTGGTGGAGAGGATGAGGTCATTTGGTCCTTACATTGCGCTGCACCTGCGTTACGAGAAGGATATGCTTGCATTTAGTGGTTGCACCCATGATTTATCTCTTGTTGAAGCTGAAGAGCTACGGATGATCAG GGAGAACATTTCCTATTGGAAAATAAAGGAGATTGATCCAATAGAACAGAGGTCCAAAGGGCTTTGCCCCTTAACTCCAAAGGAAGTTGGGATTTTTCTTACTGCTCTTGGATACCCATCAACAACTCCGATATATATTGCTGCTGGAGAGATATATGGGGGCGAGTCCCACATGGCGGAATTGTGTTCCCGGTATCCATTGTTGATGAGCAAG GAAAAGCTGGCATCTATAGAAGAACTTGAACCTTTTTCCAATCATGCATCCCAAATGGCTGCTCTAGACTATATTGTATCTATTGAAAGTGATGTATTCATACCTTCTTATTCTGGAAACATGGCAAAGGCTGTTGAGGGTCATCGTCGTTTTCTTGGACGTGGAAGAACAATATCTCCAGACAA TTGTTCTGTCTGTGTCTTCTCATTTACCTAG